The following coding sequences lie in one Conexivisphaerales archaeon genomic window:
- the cca gene encoding CCA tRNA nucleotidyltransferase codes for MKQDLRQWIAIHASDVTPNGEEKKKVQQVAQLMLSRCKVAAERLNEKVTIILGGSYAHDTWLPGKGDIDVFLAFDKAVGKDGLSVKGLKIAHEALAGYDVVTRYAEHPYLEGFVEGVRVNVVPCLNVKKGEWISAADRSPHHTEYMSAKLNEGMKLQVRLLKRLMQTQRLYGAEIKVRGFSGYVCEVLIAKYGNLEELLKAASSWRNDTVISLEEYRQNVEGFAILDPVDTNRNLARAIAPWKVAEFIFLSRIILKGTKCDPFLQPLLDYPEPNDLSDLLENVFVLYFTHRKENEDTIWGELARSSQAIVRHLTQEGFEVLNHTYSSDLHSSAICLLLAGERIARLRSRTGPEVYRDKETDTFLKSSKTLTWFFSDDFRSRRIERSSFPDILHLIEFYMERPIERIGFSKGIAEGAKKSWKMMNGKEAMLTSDEVVKDAVRRVFGYSPAIDSC; via the coding sequence AGTGGATTGCTATTCATGCTTCTGACGTTACCCCAAACGGTGAAGAAAAAAAGAAAGTGCAGCAAGTTGCTCAGCTGATGCTATCTAGGTGCAAAGTTGCAGCTGAAAGGCTCAACGAGAAGGTGACAATAATTCTTGGAGGCTCATATGCTCATGATACCTGGCTACCTGGTAAAGGTGACATAGATGTGTTCCTTGCATTCGATAAAGCCGTAGGAAAGGACGGTCTTTCGGTCAAAGGTCTGAAGATAGCGCATGAAGCTCTTGCTGGTTATGATGTAGTTACAAGATATGCGGAGCATCCATACCTTGAAGGGTTTGTTGAAGGGGTTAGAGTAAACGTGGTTCCTTGTCTGAATGTCAAGAAAGGAGAATGGATTAGCGCAGCCGACAGGTCACCCCACCATACTGAGTACATGTCAGCAAAGCTGAACGAAGGTATGAAGCTTCAGGTGAGGCTTTTGAAAAGGCTTATGCAGACTCAGAGGCTCTACGGTGCAGAAATAAAGGTGAGAGGATTCAGCGGGTACGTCTGTGAGGTTCTGATCGCCAAATATGGTAACCTTGAGGAGTTGCTGAAAGCTGCTTCTTCGTGGAGAAACGATACAGTGATCTCTCTTGAAGAGTACAGACAGAATGTGGAAGGATTTGCGATACTTGACCCCGTTGACACAAACAGGAATCTTGCAAGGGCGATAGCCCCGTGGAAGGTTGCTGAATTCATATTTCTGAGCCGGATTATTCTGAAGGGAACCAAATGCGACCCATTCTTGCAGCCTCTCCTTGATTATCCTGAACCGAATGACCTATCTGATTTGCTCGAGAATGTTTTCGTTCTTTACTTCACACACAGAAAGGAGAATGAAGATACTATATGGGGTGAACTTGCCAGAAGCTCTCAGGCGATTGTAAGGCATCTGACTCAGGAGGGTTTTGAGGTTCTGAACCATACCTACAGCTCTGACCTGCATAGTTCAGCTATTTGCTTGTTGTTAGCAGGGGAGAGGATTGCTCGTCTGAGGTCCAGAACAGGACCGGAGGTATACAGGGATAAGGAGACAGATACTTTCCTCAAAAGCAGCAAGACTCTGACATGGTTCTTTTCGGACGATTTCAGGAGCAGGAGGATTGAGAGAAGCAGTTTTCCTGATATTCTGCATCTGATTGAATTTTATATGGAAAGGCCAATAGAAAGGATAGGTTTCTCTAAGGGTATAGCTGAAGGAGCCAAGAAGAGCTGGAAGATGATGAACGGTAAAGAGGCGATGCTGACAAGCGACGAAGTGGTGAAGGATGCAGTCAGGAGAGTCTTTGGATATTCGCCTGCAATTGATTCCTGTTAG